From Pseudonocardia autotrophica, one genomic window encodes:
- a CDS encoding sugar ABC transporter ATP-binding protein, with product MRSITKTFPGVTALSEVSLAVRRGEIHAICGENGAGKSTLMKVLSGVHPAGSYEGEIVLDGRTARFSGIRDSESDGVVIIHQELALIPHLSIAENIFLGNERRGRFGLVDWARTHREAAQLLGEVGLEESPSTPVGRLGVGKQQLVEIVKAMAKDVRLLILDEPTAALNDTDSAHLLELLRRFRDSGITAIIISHKLDEIVQIADRTTVIRDGRSVETFTIADEPAPRNRIIRGMVGRDLASFYPERESRPGAEMLRISDWTVRHPTQDRTVVHSASLTVRAGEVVGIAGLMGAGRTELAMSVFGRSWGRDISGRLHVGGHEVEARTVDEAIRAGIAYVTEDRKHYGLNLVDDIRRNISAAGLPRLARGGWVDGDREHRIAEDYRRDLGIRTAGVTSGVSTLSGGNQQKVVLAKWLFTEPEVLILDEPTRGIDVGARYEIYVIVNRLVEAGKAVLVISSELPELLGICDRIYTLSAGRITGEVPVGEATQEGLMALMTEESESAA from the coding sequence ATGCGCTCGATCACCAAGACCTTCCCCGGCGTCACGGCGCTGTCCGAGGTCTCCCTCGCGGTGCGCCGCGGCGAGATCCACGCGATCTGCGGGGAGAACGGAGCGGGCAAGTCGACCCTGATGAAGGTGCTGTCCGGAGTGCACCCGGCAGGCAGTTACGAGGGCGAGATCGTCCTCGACGGGCGGACGGCCCGGTTCTCCGGGATCCGGGACAGCGAGTCCGACGGCGTGGTGATCATCCACCAGGAGCTCGCGCTGATCCCGCACCTGTCGATCGCCGAGAACATCTTCCTCGGCAACGAGCGGCGCGGCCGGTTCGGACTGGTCGACTGGGCCCGCACCCACCGCGAGGCGGCCCAGCTGCTGGGCGAGGTCGGGCTGGAGGAGAGCCCGTCGACCCCGGTCGGCCGGCTCGGCGTCGGCAAGCAGCAGCTCGTCGAGATCGTCAAGGCGATGGCGAAGGACGTCCGGCTGCTGATCCTCGACGAGCCGACCGCCGCCCTGAACGACACCGACTCGGCGCACCTGCTGGAGCTGCTGCGCCGGTTCCGGGACAGCGGCATCACCGCGATCATCATCTCGCACAAGCTCGACGAGATCGTCCAGATCGCCGACCGCACCACGGTGATCCGGGACGGCCGCAGCGTCGAGACCTTCACCATCGCCGACGAGCCCGCCCCGCGGAACCGGATCATCCGCGGGATGGTCGGTCGCGACCTGGCGTCGTTCTACCCGGAGCGGGAGTCCCGGCCGGGGGCGGAGATGCTGCGGATCTCCGACTGGACGGTCCGCCACCCCACCCAGGACCGGACGGTGGTGCACTCGGCGTCGCTGACGGTCCGGGCGGGCGAGGTGGTCGGGATCGCCGGACTGATGGGTGCCGGGCGGACCGAGCTCGCGATGAGCGTGTTCGGGCGCTCCTGGGGCCGCGACATCAGCGGCCGGCTCCACGTCGGTGGCCACGAGGTCGAGGCCCGGACGGTGGACGAGGCGATCCGGGCCGGGATCGCCTACGTCACCGAGGACCGCAAGCACTACGGCCTGAACCTGGTCGACGACATCCGCCGCAACATCTCCGCGGCCGGGTTGCCGCGGCTGGCCCGCGGGGGCTGGGTGGACGGCGACCGGGAGCACCGGATCGCCGAGGACTACCGGCGTGACCTGGGCATCCGGACCGCCGGTGTGACGAGCGGGGTCAGCACGCTCTCCGGCGGCAACCAGCAGAAGGTGGTGCTGGCGAAATGGCTGTTCACCGAGCCCGAGGTGCTGATCCTCGACGAGCCGACCCGCGGCATCGACGTGGGCGCCCGCTACGAGATCTACGTGATCGTCAACCGGCTCGTGGAGGCCGGTAAGGCGGTCCTGGTGATCTCCTCCGAGCTGCCGGAGCTGCTCGGCATCTGCGACCGCATCTACACCCTGTCCGCCGGCCGGATCACCGGAGAGGTGCCGGTCGGCGAGGCCACCCAGGAGGGCCTGATGGCCCTCATGACCGAGGAGTCGGAGTCCGCCGCATGA
- the mmsB gene encoding multiple monosaccharide ABC transporter permease, with the protein MTSTLKRDPAGESGAAAALHTGTSNLRTLLTRNLRQSGIVVAFVAIVALFAVLTDGVSLSPGNITNIVLQYSYILVLAIGMVIVIVGGHIDLSVGSVVALTGAIAAVLVIGGGLPWWVGIAAAVGTGVLVGAWHGFWVAYVGIPAFIVTLAGMLLFRGLTLQVLGNISLSPFPAEYQMVAGGFVNGLIGGQGFDAFTVLIAALGVAGYAAYAYRSRIAKVLDLQQVESFPLFACRIALVGVVVLAFAWQLATSRGLPVVLVILSVLVLVYGLVTRRTVFGRHVYAIGGNLAAARLSGVKARAVTFWIFVNMGFLAGIAGVIYSARSNGAQPAAGTMFELDAIAAAFIGGAAVTGGVGTVVGALVGGLIMAVMSNGMQLMGVDQSMQSVVKGLVLLLAVAFDVWNKRRARGTGS; encoded by the coding sequence ATGACCAGCACCCTCAAGCGGGACCCGGCCGGCGAGAGCGGCGCCGCCGCCGCCCTGCACACCGGGACGAGCAATCTGCGGACCCTGCTCACCCGCAACCTGCGCCAGAGCGGCATCGTGGTCGCCTTCGTCGCGATCGTCGCGTTGTTCGCGGTGCTGACCGACGGCGTCTCGCTGAGCCCCGGCAACATCACCAACATCGTCCTGCAGTACTCCTACATCCTGGTCCTCGCGATCGGCATGGTGATCGTGATCGTCGGCGGTCACATCGACCTGTCGGTCGGGTCGGTGGTCGCACTGACCGGCGCGATCGCCGCGGTGCTGGTGATCGGCGGTGGCCTGCCCTGGTGGGTCGGGATCGCGGCCGCGGTCGGGACCGGGGTGCTGGTCGGCGCCTGGCACGGGTTCTGGGTCGCCTACGTCGGGATCCCGGCGTTCATCGTGACCCTCGCCGGGATGCTGCTGTTCCGCGGTCTGACCCTGCAGGTGCTCGGCAACATCTCACTCTCGCCGTTCCCGGCCGAGTACCAGATGGTCGCCGGCGGCTTCGTCAACGGCCTGATCGGCGGCCAGGGCTTCGACGCGTTCACCGTGCTGATCGCCGCGCTCGGTGTCGCCGGGTACGCGGCGTACGCCTACCGCTCACGGATCGCGAAGGTCCTCGATCTGCAGCAGGTCGAGTCGTTCCCGCTGTTCGCCTGCCGGATCGCGCTGGTCGGCGTCGTGGTGCTGGCCTTCGCCTGGCAGCTCGCGACCTCCCGCGGGCTGCCGGTGGTGCTGGTGATCCTCAGCGTGCTGGTGCTGGTCTACGGCCTCGTCACCCGGCGCACCGTGTTCGGCAGGCACGTCTACGCGATCGGCGGGAACCTGGCCGCCGCCCGGCTGTCCGGGGTGAAGGCCAGGGCGGTCACGTTCTGGATCTTCGTGAACATGGGCTTCCTGGCCGGGATCGCCGGGGTCATCTACTCGGCGCGGTCCAACGGCGCCCAGCCCGCGGCCGGGACGATGTTCGAGCTCGACGCGATCGCCGCGGCCTTCATCGGCGGGGCCGCGGTGACCGGCGGCGTCGGCACCGTGGTCGGCGCGCTGGTCGGCGGGCTGATCATGGCCGTGATGAGCAACGGCATGCAGCTGATGGGCGTCGACCAGTCGATGCAGTCGGTCGTGAAGGGGCTGGTGCTGCTGCTGGCGGTCGCGTTCGACGTCTGGAACAAGCGTCGGGCGCGCGGCACCGGGTCGTAA
- a CDS encoding acetyl-CoA hydrolase/transferase C-terminal domain-containing protein: MTSDPESALAALVSNGSRVALADGCGTPRTLHGPLSRVAAGRAVSAVLGWHPAPAPDLDPAAFDDVRVLMGGPGTRAAVESGAAHVVPARLSAVPALLRGPLRPDLLVATVVRGPDGLRFGAEVGYLRGLVDSGTPVAAVLSHGSPCSDAGPALPAGAVTVVAETAEGPAELTVPAPTTDDEAIARRVAALVPPGARIQVGPGRLAAAMAAAIEVPVRLDSGLLPDPVVDLDARGLLLDQPVSTYLAGTRRLYDWADGRALLHPVEHTHDIGRLSAAGAPPLIALNAALEIDVDGQVNVEGLGRSAAGMIGGHPDFAAAGARGDGLSVIALASLHRGAPTLVERLSRPVSTPSQDVDLVVTERGTADLRGLDRAERRRALLELWDGAIS; the protein is encoded by the coding sequence ATGACGTCCGATCCCGAGTCCGCGCTCGCCGCTCTGGTCAGCAACGGCAGCCGGGTCGCGCTCGCCGACGGCTGCGGCACCCCGCGGACCCTGCACGGGCCGCTGTCCCGGGTCGCCGCCGGACGTGCGGTGTCGGCCGTGCTCGGCTGGCATCCGGCGCCGGCGCCCGATCTCGATCCGGCCGCCTTCGACGACGTCCGGGTGCTGATGGGCGGCCCGGGCACGCGGGCCGCGGTCGAGTCCGGCGCCGCGCACGTCGTACCGGCGCGACTGTCGGCGGTGCCCGCGCTGCTGCGCGGGCCGCTGCGGCCCGATCTGCTCGTCGCGACCGTCGTCCGCGGACCGGACGGCCTGCGGTTCGGTGCCGAGGTCGGCTACCTGCGCGGGCTCGTCGACTCCGGGACACCGGTCGCGGCGGTGCTGTCGCACGGCAGCCCGTGCTCCGACGCCGGGCCCGCGCTGCCCGCCGGCGCGGTGACGGTCGTCGCGGAGACCGCCGAGGGACCGGCCGAGCTCACCGTCCCGGCGCCGACCACCGACGACGAGGCGATCGCCCGCCGGGTCGCCGCACTCGTCCCGCCGGGTGCCCGGATCCAGGTCGGCCCCGGACGCCTCGCCGCCGCGATGGCCGCCGCGATCGAGGTCCCGGTGCGGCTCGACTCGGGGCTGCTGCCGGACCCGGTGGTCGATCTCGATGCCCGCGGGCTGCTGCTCGACCAGCCGGTCAGCACGTACCTGGCGGGCACCCGGCGGCTCTACGACTGGGCGGACGGGCGGGCGCTGCTGCACCCGGTGGAGCACACGCACGACATCGGGCGGCTGTCCGCGGCCGGGGCGCCGCCGCTGATCGCACTCAACGCGGCGCTGGAGATCGACGTCGACGGCCAGGTCAACGTCGAGGGTCTGGGCCGCTCGGCGGCCGGGATGATCGGTGGGCACCCGGACTTCGCCGCTGCCGGGGCACGGGGTGACGGGCTGTCGGTGATCGCGCTCGCCTCGCTGCACCGCGGCGCGCCGACCCTGGTGGAGCGGCTGTCCCGGCCGGTCAGCACACCGTCCCAGGACGTCGATCTGGTCGTCACCGAGCGCGGCACCGCCGACCTGCGCGGACTGGACCGGGCCGAGCGCCGGCGCGCACTGCTCGAGCTGTGGGACGGCGCGATCAGCTGA
- a CDS encoding LacI family DNA-binding transcriptional regulator → MGERTRRGPSMFDVARVAGVSHQTVSRVLNAHPNVREVTRTRVLSAIDELGYRPNRAARTLVTGRDRVLGVVAPGSTLFGPVSLLAAFEEQAVNAGFGVSVVRIRDLDGASVREAVDRHLDGQVSGIVVIAPVAPVAAALDELPRTVPLVTVDGDPARPGAMATVDQVEGGRVATRRLLEAGHRTVWHISGPPDWFDAAGRAAGWEAELRAAGCEVPPVVPGDWSPDAGYRAGQFLGRMPEVTAVFAANDAMATGLLHALHERGRAVPGDISVVGFDDVPSSAHLIPPLTTIRPDFEAVARAALDLLVAGADGVGGINGADNTGGANGTGGANNTGGANGTGGTGDTDPVPVASGEAVAHRGVVPVLVDRDSVGPPPG, encoded by the coding sequence ATGGGTGAGCGGACCCGGCGTGGCCCGTCGATGTTCGACGTCGCCCGCGTCGCCGGGGTGTCGCACCAGACGGTGTCCCGGGTGCTGAACGCGCACCCGAACGTCCGCGAGGTCACCCGCACCCGGGTGCTCTCGGCGATCGACGAGCTCGGGTACCGGCCGAACCGGGCCGCCCGCACGCTGGTCACCGGCCGGGACCGGGTGCTCGGCGTCGTCGCCCCCGGCTCGACGCTGTTCGGCCCGGTGTCGCTGCTCGCCGCATTCGAGGAGCAGGCGGTGAACGCCGGGTTCGGGGTCAGCGTCGTGCGGATCCGCGACCTCGACGGCGCCTCGGTGCGCGAGGCCGTCGACCGGCACCTCGACGGCCAGGTCTCGGGCATCGTGGTGATCGCCCCGGTGGCGCCGGTCGCCGCGGCGCTCGACGAGCTGCCGCGGACGGTCCCGCTGGTGACGGTGGACGGCGACCCGGCACGCCCGGGCGCGATGGCCACCGTCGACCAGGTGGAGGGCGGCCGGGTGGCGACCAGACGACTGCTCGAGGCCGGGCACCGCACCGTCTGGCACATCTCCGGGCCGCCGGACTGGTTCGATGCGGCGGGCCGGGCGGCCGGCTGGGAGGCCGAGCTGCGGGCCGCGGGCTGTGAGGTGCCGCCGGTGGTGCCGGGGGACTGGAGCCCGGACGCCGGGTACCGGGCCGGGCAGTTCCTCGGCCGGATGCCGGAGGTGACGGCGGTGTTCGCGGCGAACGACGCGATGGCCACCGGGCTGCTGCACGCCCTGCACGAGCGGGGCCGGGCGGTGCCCGGTGACATCAGCGTCGTCGGGTTCGACGACGTGCCGTCCTCGGCGCATCTCATCCCGCCGCTGACGACGATCCGGCCGGACTTCGAGGCCGTGGCACGCGCGGCGCTGGACCTGCTGGTCGCCGGCGCCGACGGCGTCGGCGGCATCAACGGAGCCGACAACACCGGCGGAGCGAACGGCACCGGCGGAGCGAACAACACCGGCGGAGCGAACGGCACCGGCGGCACCGGTGACACGGACCCCGTGCCGGTCGCGTCCGGGGAGGCCGTGGCGCACCGCGGGGTGGTCCCGGTGCTGGTGGACCGCGACAGCGTCGGCCCGCCTCCGGGCTGA
- the chvE gene encoding multiple monosaccharide ABC transporter substrate-binding protein has product MWKRVRAVAVGALLVVGLAACGGEGASGGGGAGSGAAAEDLLVGVAMPTQTSERWIADGNSVRDQLTEAGYQVDLQFAGDDIPTQSQQIDQMITRGADLLVVAAIDGTALSGQLQAAADAGIPVISYDRLIRDTEHVDFYVTFDNFQVGVAQANALLTGLGLQNEDGTPGPESGPFVVELFAGSLDDNNAFFFYDGAMSVLQPLIDDGTLDVRSNQTTIEQIATLRWAQETAQRRMEDLLTSAYSDGTPVAGVLSPYDGISRGIITALQNAGYGGPDRPLPVVTGQDAEIASVNLVSRGVQNSTIFKDTRELAEQAVVAAKAFLEGGVPEANDTTTYENGVKVVPAFLLPVQTVYQDNITEVLVDSGYYTAEDVERGQQG; this is encoded by the coding sequence GTGTGGAAGAGAGTGCGCGCCGTCGCCGTCGGCGCTCTGCTGGTTGTGGGTCTCGCCGCATGCGGCGGGGAGGGCGCGTCCGGTGGCGGGGGTGCGGGCAGCGGCGCAGCCGCGGAGGATCTGCTGGTCGGCGTGGCCATGCCGACGCAGACCTCGGAGCGCTGGATCGCCGACGGTAACTCCGTCCGTGACCAGCTGACCGAGGCCGGCTACCAGGTCGACCTGCAGTTCGCGGGCGACGACATCCCGACCCAGTCGCAGCAGATCGACCAGATGATCACCCGTGGGGCTGACCTGCTGGTGGTCGCCGCGATCGACGGCACCGCGCTGTCCGGCCAGCTCCAGGCCGCCGCCGACGCCGGCATTCCGGTCATCTCCTACGACCGGCTGATCCGGGACACCGAGCACGTCGACTTCTACGTCACCTTCGACAACTTCCAGGTGGGCGTCGCACAGGCGAACGCCCTGCTCACCGGCCTGGGCCTGCAGAACGAGGACGGCACGCCGGGCCCCGAGAGCGGCCCGTTCGTGGTGGAGCTGTTCGCCGGCTCGCTGGACGACAACAACGCCTTCTTCTTCTACGACGGCGCCATGTCGGTGCTGCAGCCGCTGATCGACGACGGCACCCTGGACGTCCGCAGCAACCAGACCACCATCGAGCAGATCGCCACCCTGCGCTGGGCGCAGGAGACGGCGCAGCGCCGGATGGAGGACCTGCTCACCTCCGCCTACAGCGACGGGACCCCGGTCGCCGGCGTGCTCTCGCCCTACGACGGCATCTCCCGCGGCATCATCACCGCGCTGCAGAACGCCGGCTACGGCGGCCCGGACCGGCCGCTGCCGGTCGTCACCGGGCAGGACGCCGAGATCGCCTCGGTCAACCTGGTCAGCCGCGGGGTGCAGAACTCGACGATCTTCAAGGACACCCGCGAGCTCGCCGAGCAGGCCGTCGTCGCCGCCAAGGCGTTCCTCGAGGGCGGCGTCCCGGAGGCCAACGACACCACCACCTACGAGAACGGCGTCAAGGTCGTCCCGGCGTTCCTGCTCCCGGTGCAGACGGTCTACCAGGACAACATCACGGAGGTGCTCGTCGACTCGGGGTACTACACCGCCGAGGACGTCGAGCGCGGCCAGCAGGGCTGA